tttccattcaccttcagagagctgaatgtgctgaaacagaagaagttcagcttggtggaactggttcatcacttcttcactgaaaccacagaagcaggaatctggatctttgaagaccaccaggtggtgttcatcttagacggtctggatgagtgtcgacctcctctggacttcaacaacactcagatcctgactgatgtgacagagtccagctcagtggatgtgctgctgatgaacctcatcagggggaacctgcttccctctgctcgcctctggataaccacacgacctgcagcagccaatcagatccctgctcagtgggtggacatggtgacagaggtcagagggttcactgacccacagaaggaggagtacttcaggaagaggttcacagatgaagaacagaccaacacaatcatctcccacatcaagacgaCACGAAGCGTCcgcatcatgtgtcacatcccagtcttctgctggatcactgctacagttctggaggacgtgttgaagaccacagaaagaagacaactgcccaagaccctgactgagatgtacatccacttcctggtggttcaggccaaagtcaagaacatcaaatatgatggaagatctgagacagatccacactggagtccagagaccaggaagatgattgagtctctgggaaaactggcctttgagcagctgaagaaaggaaacctgatcttctatgaagcagacctgacagagtgtggcatcgatatcagctcagcctcagtgtactcaggagtgttcacagaggtctttagagaggagagaggactgtaccaggacaagaggttctgcttcatccatctgagtgtccaggagtttgtggctgctcttcatgtccatcagaccttcatcaacactggagtcaatctgctgtcaaaAAAACGAACCACATCCTGGTGGTCTGGACCTGCAGAGAcacagttctaccagaccgctgtggaccaggccttacagagtccaaatggacacctggacctgttcctgcgcttcctcctgggtctatcactgcagaccaatcacaGACTCCTACAAGGTCTGATGAAACAGACAGGAGGTAGCTCAGTGACCAATCAGAAGACAGCtgagtacatcaagaagaagatcaaTGAGGAActgtctgcagagagaagcatcaacctgttccactgtctgaatgaactggaggatcgatctctggtggatcagatccaacggTACCTGAGATATGGAGGTCTCGGCACAGTGCatctgtctcctgctcagtggtcagctctggtcttcatcttactgtcatcagagAAGGATCTGGATgagtttgacctgaacaaatactctCCTACAGAGGAGGCTCTTCTGAATTTGCTGCCAgtcgtcaaagcctccaacaaagctgtgtgagtccagacagagtggagtttattgaatttagagtctggtttaggaCATTTTTACACCTTATTCATTCTGTGTCAAACCACCACACTGATCATATTAATCAACATCATAACTTGATGGAATTCACATCCAATCCACTTCATGTGTATGACAGTAGGAGCACATCTGATCCAGTCCATCAAACATCTGAGTTAGTTTATGGTGGACCATGGATTTAGATCCTGTTTGGTCTTCAGTGCTGGTTGTAGATTAtctttaaataaatctgtaaatgtttGTGTTACTGAGACCCCCAGATAAATGAAGGGGTCATAACCATCATCATAAATGAAACACAGTGAAGGTCCAtatggtttgtctgagtgttAACAGGAAATAGTAGCTCTGAGATACACTGACTTTATAACCTGATATTTGACCAAAACTAGTGATTATCTCTACAACTGCTGGAACTGAAATGAAGTGGAGTTTAGTGAAGATCAGTttaatctgctgctgttttgaatAAAACAAACCGATCTGTTCTGTTTGTGCAGGTTAAGtgtctgtaacctgtcagagagaagctgtgaaggtctgtcctcagttctcagatcccagtcctctgGTCTAACACATCTGGACCTCAGCAACAacaacctgaaggattcaggactgaagatcctgtcagatggactaaggagtccagactgtaaactggagactctcaggtcagataaagttagaatctgaGTGTAATTATTTCTGATCTTTTGGTTCTGAGTGAGTTTTATTCAAACATGTTCTACTTGTTCAAATGCAGGTGTATTAGATCCAGAGCTGCACAATCCAGTCAGTCACAAGTGTAACCACTAAATCAACCTGTGTAATTATAACATGGAAAAAGACAACAGTTTAAAGGTCAGGATTTAGGTGGATTTAAGGTAATCCAAGAGGAAAATTAGGGAAAAACAGTTGAACGCAACCTCTGTTTGGTGTtgatttggatttagtgacactgaaCAGATGGAGGTACTGTGtcaaacatgaaaaatgaaactCACAACATTAAAATGGTTCTACTTTTAAGTTTTGgggtttttactttagtttcagttttcatGTTTGATTTGACTTTGTTAAATGACtatccattttcttcctcttatccgggaCCGGGTCATggaggtaacagtctaagcagggatgcccagacttccctctccccagactccttgTCTAGCTCTAccgggggaccccaaggcgtttCCAGGCCAGCCGAAAGACATaaggccggatctatcaaaggtttgcgcgtattaaaacgtgtgcaaactcattgcacgcgcaaaaaaatgtacaaactgatttactaacagtgtgcaataagggttgcgtctttcaaaggtgcaaaatagcgcatctgcatccagttagtacgtttgcctcaatgaatatgcaatatggggcgtttacacgcagttgtgcgtgttgtgggaggagaaaatgtaaatatattaatttagcacacgcaaagtgatttatcaaacccaaaagcaattttgctgatagaaactgcgtctatatttaccacgtctcaaaaggaggtgcaaacggtttggatgcgtaagtgcgcacacatggctgcggttaggagacacagaaatgatgaaaccagatgcagagaacatatttttcaccctcgtgaacatttttggagtgatggaagaaaaaataactgagacatatgcgccccccccacccacacacacactttacaggacgcttttccactcctgatgattgtgaataaaaatacgcaccgacatatagctacagcaggggtctcaaactcaatttacctgggggctgctggaggtagagtctgggtgagGCTGGGCCGCATCAAGTACTCCACAACAAGAACACTTCCTCTGAACACAAACGCTTcttctgaacatgaacatttcttcaaacatgaatgtttctTCAGAACAGACTTCCATTGAATACTTGTTGCTCCCAGACGTCTGTCAGCGCGTCCTCCTGCACACATGAGCCACATTTGGCTTCAGGGAGGAAGCAGTGGAGACCCTCAGTATGTGCTGCAGATGCTCATCATGTCCAGTTCAATAATGACGTTTGCTGTTGTATTCTTTGTGCACAGACACTTTTTCTGTGTATATCAGACCCTTCGGGGTCCTCCTGTGCTCAGCTCATAAATATTCCATCTCCCACTTCTCCTGGAATTGTCCATGCTTGTCGCTAATCTTTCTCTCCACGGTAGATTTTGAAAAAGCCATGACTGGGACAGGACACATGTTTATGTCACTTACTTGTCACGTCCTCCTTCACTAATCGCGCAAATGCGAGGTGCGTTCACGGGCGTCGGAATTCCGAACATCAACATTAATGAAAGGGAACGTAACAAGTagctataaataattacttttttaaataaattccccCACAAAAAATAGATCCTGTGAGAAAAAACTTGTGGGTCGCACTAACATTAACCTTTGGTATCAAGTGGGGGGCCACAAATTCACATACTGCGGCCgccagtttgagacccctgggctacagtgtgacaaaattatgtgcgcctgacagtccttCTATCCAAAtacaaccccccacccaccctgcgcgcaggcacgcacacacacacacacacacacacacacacacacacacacacacacacacacacacacacacacacacacacacacttttaaaatgaaaaataaatgaatgaatgactgagtcatgcaataccttctatgacaaaactcctccaacattacatttccgttcctctggatcattcagtgcactgttcccattagtgctgcttTATCCCACTGCAGTTTTTCCAGTggattgtctccagtagcgcacgcaaaaccctcatttaaatagggcggtctgcaagactttgcacctgttgtaattagcgcaagcaatcttggtaaatcacccgcaaaccgtggtcacaccccacacgcaaaattctagattgcgcaagcaaattactacaagcaaattgggatcttagtagatccggcccatagtctctccagtgtgtcctaggtcttccctgaggtctcgtcctggcgggacatgcccggaacacctccccagagaggtgtccaggaggcatccaaaagagatgcccaagccacctcagctggtccctctggatgtggaggagtagcagctctactctgagctcctccctggtgattgagctcctcaccctatccctaagggtgcgcccagccaccctacagaggaaactcatttcgaccgcttgtgtctgggatcttgtcctttcagtcatgatccaaagctcatgaccataggtgagggtaggaacatagattgaccggtaaatggAGAGCTTTGCCTTTCAGCTCAGCTCCGTCACTACAACCAAccgatacagtgactgcatcactgcagacgctgcactgatccACCTGTCAgcctcacgctccatccttccctcactcgtgaacaagaccccaaggtACTTGAACTCCTCCTGTTAGATGACTGATCTGTGCATTTGTCTTGATAACGAAGTAAACAGACTCAAATCAcaattaaaaaaatcagtttcTCCCAAAACTGTGCAGCTTTATTTGGATCTGAGCTGTAGTGCAAACtgagatctatgtggactgtgatggtccttcagtccagacctgacctgattgtGATCCAAATGTCATCTTTGTCCTCCAGGTTGAGtgtctgtaacctgtcagagagaagctgtgaaggtctgtcctcagttctcagatcccagtcctctaGTCTAACACATCTGGACCTCAGCAAcaacgacctgaaggattcaggactgaagatcctgtcagatggactaaggagtccagactgtaaactggagactctcaggtttggATTGTTCAACCAGTGTGAACGATGATGATTCAAACCATGATGTACCTGTAGTGGATCAGTCTGACATGGTTTTCAGAccagctgttcagtgtctgacatgaaacacatgcatgttcctttATTTATAAGAAACGAACACAGTCATGAAACTGTATGAAGATGAATTTGAACCAGATGAGTCTAAATCTACAGATATTATCCAAAGGACAGTAAAGTGTCTACAGTCTGAGGGTTGGactggagtggaactggtttgtctgttcaaacactggaacccaagaaccattgaacctttgatttggaggtggtgaaggatgttcatttatgcactttatgtttttggaccaatatctgtacatttgtgtctttatttggtcAAAGTCAATCTTCATGCAGTTAAATTTGTCTGAGAAACAGTAAAAgctcaggggcctcatgtataaagggtGCATACGTCCAAAAACATGGCGTACACctttttccacgctcacgttcagatgtatacaGAGTGAattgaccgtggaaatgtgcggtgctCCACACCAACTTCATGTCTGGTGTACGCACGTTTCTGGTGCTtttgaacctttggcgacacttagaggtgatactgggaaactgttaataatgtgataaAGGTCATTCCTcagtgatgtgcacatcagagatacacagatgaacaatgaacacaccatcctactgccagagcagcacgtccccccaccagaaccagaaccagaccaaccctggacccatcaatgccaatcctgcccagaggccattcagcaacaaccatataaagacaCAAGGACACCgcattcactggttgataaatgcatttactgtcgtattaatgtctgtgagaacatttataagtCGGTCCAGGCGCTCATTAATGCCACTGATTGCCCACACGATTACCACTTGTGACTCCAGCACAGCACGGGTGAGGACATGGCTGGTcagacgggcatcagcagctggctgttggtgGACCAGAGGATTGGCTGATGCCGGGGGGGGGCACCCCTTTgagaccagtgtcacccacatgtgccccccccacccctttgaGGCCAGTGTCATccacatgtgcccccccccccacccctttgagaccagtgtcacccacaatagcGGTGACTCTGCTCAAATGGGCTGAGTTCATCCTCTTCTCTGCTTCCGCCTGTTTGTCCTCCACTtcacgtccaccttgacgtcatctgATCAtacagagaggggaatcccacctgcaggccctAATTAGCATATTTAAATgggggcgtggagagggaggagtcaggtactccaacatatgtggtTAATTCCGCACTGATTGGGATGAAAACAGGAAATATacttggattcaggcgtacgctcagttttattcatctggattttttgggGCATATGGGGTTTTCTGGATGTAagtgtacgccaggtttcagtatgaaatccacacaagtttttagacatgaggcccctggtctttCCAGACTTTGGACAGGGACTGGACTAATCTTAGTCTGTGTTCAGATCTTGTCCTGAACCGAGTCAGTAAAATAGAAAGTGGCTCCAGGTAAATCCCATTTGTGCTGAAATCCATCCACAGAATAACTGTGTCCAACAGCTGACgctgcttcttttcctcctcagatgatgtgtgatgttttgtgttgcagactgtcaggatgtctgatcacagaggaaggatgttcttctctggtctcagccctaaagtccaatccgtcccatctcagactgctagacctgagctacaaccatccaggagcctcaggacaggagctgtgtgctctagtggaggatccacactggacactggacactgtcaggtatggactgagctgatgcacacacacagaatgtgtgatagaacaggtggagctgacaggaacactgtcacaGCTGATTCCACATCCTTTACTGAAGTTCCAGACCACGGTCACAGATGCAGACCTTCAATAAGGGACTGACAGGATTTTGCCACAAGGACGACGTCCTCATGGCAAAATCCTGTAATCTGTATTGGTAAAAGTCCAATCTATTGGAAGAGTTGGCACAACCATGGAATATGTACACTGGACAATTTGTATAATGGTGAAGTGTTTATGTCTTATAATGACCTACTGAGTAAATATAAACtaaaaggaaaggaacatttctgGAAATATCTTCAGATAAGGAACTGTATCATGTCACTACATCGGCAAACTGAAGATAACCATATATTGGAGTATTTGGTTTTACCACCTCACCATCACAGAGCCTCAATATTTTATAGACAAATGAATTACGCACTCAGTCCTGATCTGAACAGTCTGAAGGTTTTATGGGAAAAAGACATTGGGGTTATCTTTGGGAATGAGGAATGGACGAAAATAAGTTCACAATGTGGTAAATTTTTAAAGAAAGGTAAAGGCAAATTTACACaatataaaatattacaaaaatattATTGGACACCTGTAAGACTGAATAGATTTGGTCTGATGAATAACTCAATGTGttggaaatgtcaaaatgataatGGTACTCTAATCCACTGTTTGTGGGAATGTCCAATCATCAAACGTTTCTGGATAGTTGTAATTCATACTCATTGGACAGAACTGTGCCACTTtgtccaaggctgtgtttactgggtgaaaaaggacagatagctaatgtatcaaatgaaaaattttctgttattatggttggggtttcagtagccgtcaggattattcttaaacactggaaaatacctaaagccccacagtttaaagaatgggtcaataggatgataaagactgcttcatatgaatgtgtgcttcaTAAGATCAATAACAGGGATaaaaccacagcaccagtttgggagtcattctggtcttacataactatgactgacagtcagcaggatgagaGTTGAATTACTTCCctcatgtattttatgtatttaattaattaattaattaattaattaattaactgattaattaattaattatcatttttttttaattattattattattttttttctttaagatcTTCCACGccttgtagttttgttttgtttttgctttttgtttttttcatgtatgtacagaagccctcaatgttattgttattattaagcaacactgtatgaatgtcatgatccaagtgaaaactctaataaaaacttgaattataaaaaaaaaaaaaaaataagggacTGACAGGAACCGTGGACtagatgtgaacagaaaagctggagtggatcacagtgatgtcatgtccatgtttaatgctgctctgcccccccccccccctcctttcaggttggagcccagtggagtccgatggttgagaccaggtctgaggaagtgtaagtggatTTCCATTGGATTAAAGATGAAACCCAACCTGAACATAGAGTGGGAGCTGGTACCACATTAGAAAACACAGCAACTGTCAAAAATCAAATCCCTTCCATAAATATTTATTATCCATTAGATAAAGGCTGAAAAATTATGGATTTTATGGACAATTAGGAAAACGGGAATGATTAAATTTAAAAATCTGTGCCACGGTCGTCACTAATAAGGGTTTTTGTTTCTGATCAGAAGGTTTTTGACAGTGAACTTGGAgacacagactgaacagaaccattggaatgaaatgtcagtaaattccagttgctgtctgtctgtccttgacTACAGCCTACATGACATTAGACAGAAAAAGCACAACTACAACTCACATCTCAGAGCTTCTGTGAAATCAAACTCAGATCTGTTTCAGAGCAGACCTTTGTGTCCGTCCTGAGTTCAGACAGAACCATCAGAACTCAACCCTGTGGAGGTTTAAAGTGCTGTGACGCTGCTACCATCAGTGATCTGCATTGGAACACACATTATCTATGTGATCACATGATCAGCATTTATTTAGTCACATATTTATGTGGAAGATTTTCATGAGAACTTCATGACTTCTGTGTTTGGTCTTTGAATGAACTACTAGGACTTGAACTATCAGGACTTGTGTTTAATGAAACACAAACtgaagcaaaatgaacaaaaaaccaaTGACATAGagcgagaacagcaaagttacaaagaACATCttttaaatattcaacaaaatcaacattttattaattttctttggGTGTTTTCTTCATtctatttttttgttcagtttgttttgttattgctctttttgctgattcattttatattttcttttattagttttgttaattttattttatttttttttgttcatcttcatttattttactgatgagtttcttcagtttttcttcctttttttgaaTATTAGTGTTTGTAATGTGGTACCAGGTGAGGCTGTGTAACTGTGGTTTTATATTCCATCTAATGCGGCGTCTTTCTTTGTGACTGCACAGCTAGCAGCTAGCTTacagctataaaacacacacatgaccaatccaacatatggtcatgtgtgtcacagtaacagtgtgtgAACCAGGGACACAATTACAAACAATAAGTCATTCTCTAGTCTTTCCTCTAAAGTCAAAtcaagctgatcactgatcaataactgcagctggattgtgttttcttctgtccatcagatttctgtgaactcaccctggatccaaacacagcgaacagaaaactgaaactgtctgaaaacaacaagaaggtggaacgagtggaggaggttcagtcatatcctgatcatcaggacagatttgtgGACTGGGaacagctgatgtgttcaactggtctgactggtcgctgttactgggaggtggagtggagtggagaggTTGatatatcagtgacttacagaggaatcagaagaaAAGGAGAGAGTGAAGACTGTGTGTTTGGaagaaatgatcagtcctggagtctggagtgttATGAAGGTGGGTACAGGGCCTGGCATAAGAGCAACTACAAAGACCTCCATCAGTCCTCCTCCTACTCTTCCTCCAGtacagtctcagtgtatgtggactgtcctgctggatccttgtccttctacagagtctcctctgacaaactgatccacctccacaccttcaaaaccacattcactgaaccactgtttggaggatttggACTCAAGCCAGAatcctctgtgtgtctgtgtgatatGTAGATGTGTTGTGTACATTTTCTTTCATTGTTGAAATAATTTTTGAAATTCTTCAAcaagtattttgtttatttttatgctttATATgtttcataaaattagaaacgaatccaaccagtagtttcagagaagaattTCTAATGAAGACGACGCCTCCACAATAACTCATCTGTGTGCATTTTTTCCACAGTGAGAGGATTAGGACTGTAGACTGAAAATGACAGTTACAGTAAAGGAGCGCATTTACAGAAGAAAGACAGAATGTTGgagaaaattatattttttatagatatattttaactttattttttgtacatGTACGTAAACATCTGTTTCTCAGTGGAATTCCAGTCTTTGAGTCCTAAAGGCTCATGAGTGTCATGTCTGAGTCTTCCTTCATGGACACTTCAGCAGCTGAACACAAGAGGGCGCCGTCATCCTGTTCAAACACATCCACTCAGTCTGTGCATTTTCAATCCACATGTCTGTAGATTCCATCCAAAACTCCTGCTGTGTCTGCCACATATGAGGAGGAATTACTGCTGTTAAAGATCAAACTCACACATAAGTCGATTTTATGGACTgtgtaaaatgacaaataaaagcaTCTGAACTGAACCTTTTGTTTTTTCTGAACATTAACGGACCACTTATCACACATAAGACTATTGTATGGACTTGGACTTTTAACAAGAGTGAATCAatgtgaaaatcatctgtttcttTACATGTTGATGCTTTTGTGTGAATAAATGTAGATAAAATTGAATCCTTTACTGATGTGATGAGAGAAAAGCAGCAGATTATTGTGAATTTTTAATCAGGTGTAAAGTGACAAATAAAAGCATCTGAACTGaactttttctttgtgttttttctgaaCATTAACAGGACACTTAGTGGAGTGACAGGGTGGGAATCTCGCTTCATCTATCTATAGGtactgatgcaaagtcagaaatgcccatttcttctaaactgccccctcttcagatccatttattttatttaatttctctgcagaatttattttgttacacTACATGAATCTCATTGCTTTTATtctatccaatggttcaataaatccatcattaaggaatatgacatgcttttttcatgaagtatataaacaaaatttagcttttatttttataggccctatttaaagaaaaattcaggttctcaggaaaatcacctcttgtcaattaattgttaatcgatcacTAAGGTCAATCAACTTACGATTAAtaaattaatcgataatttgcatccctagtttgagCTTCATTTTGTTGAACTCTTCTTGTAAATTAGTCTTGATGTGTTCAACAGTACAGGGTCTTCATTGTCACTTTCTATGTTTCCAGATGTTCCTTTCATTCTCTACTGGGAACCAGTGtgaaccacatcagaccagtccagGACCAGCACCCTGTCCTTCTGGAATGTGTTCACAATGTGGTTTTACATGGTCTGGTTGAAATCTGCATGGAATGGCAGCATGTGTTGATCCAAAATGTCAGTGTCCTTCACAGCAGGAACCTTCAGGtaccaggtgagcatattatgcacactttgctcTTCATTGTTTAAGAGGCAGTATTATTGTTCTAAATttggttagaattcaaaagtagTTCATTTTTGccaatatatgaataaaataccATAAAAATCCTCCACAAAAACAGGAGCGCTGGCCTTAAAAGTTTAGTTCTATGAAATATAAATGTGTCAAACTGTAAAACTGGAATAGCTCCTAAATGTATATCCACATGAAAACTAAAGTAAATTTTACATTAAATGATTGTGTGACAAAATCCAATAATGACGTATTTATATAAATGTCCAAATTACAGACTGAAAGGTTTAGTCACAGTGTCTGAAAAGGTTGTGACTGTACAGAGCTGTATGGATGGACAGATACACttcattgatcccaaactggtaaactgcagaacccatgtgcagggtttcctctatatgcgtttagggctgcagctatcgaatattttagtattcgaaTAGTCTACTGAAAATTCCTGCGATTAATTGAATAATTggataaaatgtatttttgcttGGTTCAatagcaattataaatacacaagaggaaataaggtatttcacttaataatgaaggaccaattggtttcctttttttttttttaaattaacagttttgttacattcatattgtgcgtATGCAACAAAATGTAATTTCTTGACTAGAAATatttccagagaggcaattgcaaatacaaCTTAGTATTTCCTGTAAGTATAAAAAATATActgcattaattaaaaaaaaaaaaaaggcataaacattgcctttttgatgtgcaatTTAACTTTGGCAGCTCTAAGGTTCAGAATTTCCAGTTTAGACAGAACAGGAAAGTGTTGTGGCATGaaagaggcaagaacatttgaactGGAACTGTGAACGAGTCCACGCatgaacagtttgacacatttctgctaaattcaggagaatcaaggatgttggagccaaaatacagttttgtttgtttattcctcttttttgttttgaccttaatttactaattgtttagtgggtgtggctgtgatgattgcCACGGGTGCAGCTCATCTTGGGTGTGGCAAACTTACATATACCTGGTGTGTGAGGTGGGCgaggtgtgtgtgaggacagccccaaacaattttcagACCGTGAAACGTGAAAGCGAGAGATTGAGTTGGTCGGCGTTtggaatgttttcttttgtatcaagaagcctattttgtttatatgtAGAGAGTATTTGGAAAGACAACTGTGAACTGTGATGAACTCTTGGACGTTATACTGGAAAATAACTGGACTGGCATATCCAAACACAGAGAAACCCagccggacattcattc
This region of Sphaeramia orbicularis chromosome 12, fSphaOr1.1, whole genome shotgun sequence genomic DNA includes:
- the LOC115429304 gene encoding protein NLRC3-like, which produces MDQSEDREEGAPPWKTTHRPPTGPGPGPEPGPGSGPSCVSMKSDDSMNRFIEFKTGRVPQTQPGPGPGPGPGPGPGPGPSCVSMESDASMDRGMVFKTGRVPQTQVEQQSSEVPSGLQDQTQLDSIFKLLEENICTFVKNKLRKFHKVLSPDYPECLGSLSDEDEEQRRSSEAFLKITLNFLRRMKQEELAERLHRRSRSGVQQRKLKRNLQLKFECVFEGIAKAGNPKTLLNQIYTELYITEGGATEVNQDHEVRQIETASRNPHRPPTTITCEDIFKTPADRDRPIRTVLTKGVAGIGKTVLTQKFSLDWAEDKANQDIHFIFPFTFRELNVLKQKKFSLVELVHHFFTETTEAGIWIFEDHQVVFILDGLDECRPPLDFNNTQILTDVTESSSVDVLLMNLIRGNLLPSARLWITTRPAAANQIPAQWVDMVTEVRGFTDPQKEEYFRKRFTDEEQTNTIISHIKTTRSVRIMCHIPVFCWITATVLEDVLKTTERRQLPKTLTEMYIHFLVVQAKVKNIKYDGRSETDPHWSPETRKMIESLGKLAFEQLKKGNLIFYEADLTECGIDISSASVYSGVFTEVFREERGLYQDKRFCFIHLSVQEFVAALHVHQTFINTGVNLLSKKRTTSWWSGPAETQFYQTAVDQALQSPNGHLDLFLRFLLGLSLQTNHRLLQGLMKQTGGSSVTNQKTAEYIKKKINEELSAERSINLFHCLNELEDRSLVDQIQRYLRYGGLGTVHLSPAQWSALVFILLSSEKDLDEFDLNKYSPTEEALLNLLPVVKASNKAVLSVCNLSERSCEGLSSVLRSQSSGLTHLDLSNNNLKDSGLKILSDGLRSPDCKLETLRLSVCNLSERSCEGLSSVLRSQSSSLTHLDLSNNDLKDSGLKILSDGLRSPDCKLETLRLSGCLITEEGCSSLVSALKSNPSHLRLLDLSYNHPGASGQELCALVEDPHWTLDTVRLEPSGVRWLRPGLRKYFCELTLDPNTANRKLKLSENNKKVERVEEVQSYPDHQDRFVDWEQLMCSTGLTGRCYWEVEWSGEVDISVTYRGIRRKGESEDCVFGRNDQSWSLECYEGGYRAWHKSNYKDLHQSSSYSSSSTVSVYVDCPAGSLSFYRVSSDKLIHLHTFKTTFTEPLFGGFGLKPESSVCLCDM